In one window of Cydia fagiglandana chromosome 10, ilCydFagi1.1, whole genome shotgun sequence DNA:
- the LOC134668235 gene encoding c-Myc-binding protein codes for MSSYKPIDSKREEFRRYLERAGVMDALTKVLVSLYEEPDKPEDALEYMRKHLGTEGGEDELEAARARIAELEAENALLKGDAAPTEG; via the exons ATGTCGTCTTATAAG CCAATTGATTCTAAACGCGAAGAGTTCAGAAGATATTTAGAAAGAGCGGGAGTGATGGATGCTCTTACTAAAGTGTTAGTCAGTCTATATGAAGAACCGGACAAGCCTGAGGATGCCTTAGAATATATGAGGAAACATCTAGGCACTGAAGGTGGAGAGGATGAGTTGGAGGCTGCTAGAGCTCGTATAGCCGAACTAGAAGCTGAAAACGCGCTTCTAAAAGGAGACGCAGCCCCAACAGAAGGCTAA
- the LOC134667956 gene encoding T-complex protein 1 subunit theta: protein MALHVPRAPGVPSMMKDGARMFSGLEEAVYRNITACKQFAQSVRSAYGPNGMNKMIINHIDKQFVTSDAGTIIRELDVEHPAAKLMVLGSQMQDAEVGDGTNFVIVMSGALLEAAEELLRLGVTTSEIAEGYETALEKCLEILPDLVCHEIKDIKNTEEVIKSVRPAIMAKQYGNEDFIAGLVAKACIAILPEKTTFNVDNVRICKILGAGLLQSDVLSGMVFKREVEGDVTSAKKAKIAVYSCPIDITQTETKGTVLIKSADELLNFSRGEESLLEKQIKDIADTGVKVIVAGAKFGDMALHLLNKYGIMAVRLPSKFDLRRVAKTVNATVLPRLTTPTSQELGYCDIVAVDEVGDTRVVIFRMESTESRISTVLIRGSTDNYMDDIERAIDDGVNTFKNSARDGRFVPGAGATEIALAARLLQLADTLPGLAQYAVRKFALALEAVPRALAENTGANATEVINNIYKAHKEGNKNAGYDIESENNGVCDAKEKGIFDAFVLKRWGLKYAVEAATTILKVDQIIMAKRAGGPKARQPQGSDDES from the exons ATGGCTTTACATGTTCCAAGAGCCCCGGGTGTACCCTCAATGATGAAAGATGGAGCACGG ATGTTTTCTGGTTTAGAAGAAGCTGTATACCGAAACATAACTGCTTGTAAGCAATTTGCACAAAGTGTGCGCTCTGCCTATGGTCCAAATGGCATGAACAAAATGATCATCAACCACATTGACAAGCAGTTCGTGACAAGTGATGCTGGAACCATTATCAGAGAACTGGATGTAGAGCACCCTGCAGCCAAGCTTATGGTCCTGGGCAGTCAGATGCAAGACGCTGAAGTTGGAGATG GTACCAACTTTGTCATTGTAATGTCTGGAGCTCTCCTGGAAGCAGCAGAAGAACTTCTTCGTCTTGGTGTGACCACCAGCGAGATTGCTGAGGGCTACGAAACTGCCCTTGAAAAGTGCCTTGAAATCTTACCTGATCTTGTCTGTCATGAGATCAAGGATATCAAAAACACAGAGGAAGTTATTAAGAGTGTGAGGCCAGCCATAATGGCTAAACAATATGGTAACGAAGATTTCATTGCTGGACTTGTTGCTAAGGCATGCATTGCCATCCTGCCAGAGAAAACTACATTCAATGTGGACAATGTCAGAATTTGCAAG ATTCTTGGAGCTGGTCTCCTGCAGTCTGATGTACTCTCAGGAATGGTTTTCAAGCGTGAAGTTGAAGGAGATGTCACATCTGCCAAGAAAGCTAAGATAGCTGTATACTCATGCCCCATTGACATTACCCAAACAGAGACCAAAGGAACAGTCCTCATCAAAAGCGCTGATGAACTTCTAAACTTTAGCAGAGGGGAGGAATCTCTTTTGGAGAAACAGATCAAAGATATTGCCGACACTGGTGTAAAGGTTATTGTAGCGGGCGCGAAGTTTGGAGACATGGCACTGCACTTGTTGAACAAATATGGAATAATGGCTGTACGTCTTCCATCAAAATTCGACCTCAGACGTGTTGCTAAGACTGTTAATGCCACT gTACTACCCAGACTGACCACCCCCACATCCCAAGAACTTGGCTACTGCGACATAGTCGCCGTAGACGAAGTGGGCGACACCCGCGTCGTCATATTCCGTATGGAGAGCACTGAGTCTCGCATCTCCACTGTGCTCATCAGAGGCTCCACAGACAACTACATGGATGATATTGAGCGAGCCATTGATGATGGTGTCAACACATTCAAGAATAGTGCTAGAGATGGGCG ATTCGTGCCCGGCGCGGGCGCGACGGAGATCGCGCTGGCGGCGCGGCTGCTGCAGCTCGCGGACACGCTGCCCGGGCTGGCGCAGTACGCCGTGCGCAAGTTCGCGCTCGCGCTCGAGGCCGTGCCGCGCGCGCTCGCCGAGAACACCGGCGCCAACGCCACCGAGGTCATCAACAACATCTACAAGGCGCACAAG GAAGGGAACAAGAACGCCGGATACGACATCGAATCGGAAAATAACGGCGTATGTGACGCCAAAGAAAAGGGCATCTTCGACGCCTTCGTACTCAAGCGATGGGGCCTCAAGTACGCCGTGGAGGCGGCCACCACCATCCTCAAGGTGGACCAGATCATCATGGCCAAGCGCGCCGGCGGACCCAAGGCGAGGCAACCGCAAGGCAGTGACGACGAATCTTAA